In Mangifera indica cultivar Alphonso chromosome 1, CATAS_Mindica_2.1, whole genome shotgun sequence, a single genomic region encodes these proteins:
- the LOC123216605 gene encoding 1-acyl-sn-glycerol-3-phosphate acyltransferase-like isoform X1 has translation MESAGSDSFLRNRRFDSFFNTSSESQVKEPLKIPVKQVEYRSGGPQASNECVDGDGDDDGWFCVLISWVRIVTCFVTMMVTTFIWALIMILLLPWPYERIRQGNVYGHVTGRLLIMLTYQSLEQLQMWILGNPIKIEGADYSKERAIYISNHASPIDIFLVMWLTPTGTVGIAKKEIIWYPLFGQLYVLARHIRLDRAKPTAAIQSMKEAACAIVENKLSLIIFPEGTRSKNGRLLPFKKGFIHLALQSRLPIVPMVLTGTHRAWRKGSLHVRPAPITVRYLPPISTADWTADKIDDYMTMLHDMYIKNLPEPQKPLV, from the exons ATGGAAAGTGCTGGAAGTGATTCTTTTCTGAGGAACAGAAGGTTTGATAGTTTCTTCAACACAAGTTCTGAGTCTCAAGTGAAAGAACCTCTGAAAATTCCAGTGAAACAAGTTGAATATAGGTCAGGAGGCCCGCAAGCCAGTAATGAATGTGttgatggtgatggtgatgatgatggatGGTTTTGTGTGTTGATATCTTGGGTAAGAATTGTCACTTGTTTTGTGACAATGATGGTCACGACTTTCATCTGGGCACTAATTATGATTCTACTGTTGCCCTGGCCCTATGAGAGGATTAGGCAAGGCAATGTTTATGGACATGTTACTGGTAGATTATTG ATCATGCTAACTTACCAAAGCTTGGAACAGTTGCAG ATGTGGATCTTAGGGAATCCAATCAAGATTGAAGGTGCTGACTACTCAAAAGAGAGGGCGATATACATCAGTAATCATGCATCTCCAATAGACATTTTCCTTGTAATGTGGTTGACTCCCACAGGCACTGTTGGCATTGCAAAGAAAGAG ATCATATGGTACCCACTTTTTGGACAACTTTATGTTTTGGCCAGACATATCCGTTTAGATCGCGCCAAACCAACTGCAGCCATTCAGTCTATGAAAGAG GCGGCTTGTGCAATTGTTGAAAACAAACTCtctttgatcatttttcctGAGGGTACAAGGTCCAAAAATGGACGACTTCTTCCGTTCAAAAAG GGTTTTATTCATTTGGCACTGCAGTCCCGCCTCCCTATAGTTCCAATGGTCCTAACTGGTACCCATCGAGCGTGGAGGAAGGGCAGTTTACATGTTCGACCAGCGCCCATTACCGTAAGGTATCTTCCTCCAATAAGTACCGCTGATTGGACGGCTGACAAGATCGATGACTATATGACAATGCTCCATGACATGTACATCAAAAACCTTCCTGAGCCTCAAAAGCCTCTTGTATAG
- the LOC123219889 gene encoding uncharacterized protein LOC123219889: protein MDQDNPGTNPDNSAKFPIKRQRGRPKKFSRLNYEENAVRRDQNLNRRENADKPRGFANVNGNHSHQVDSNSDLNDVMVGQVVHGVIEAAFDAGYLLAVKVGNTETTLRGVVFKPGHYVPVSADNDVAPNVHMVRRNQIPFPADNHNHSRGYNSRSRERSEQHVNSSRIGTINTGAPKSSQTSFAAVQTSQPVIPRKNITPVVLQPVNLSNGGRVACQPTSVATQAPCPEVSKGKQVMETVHPSNGSTPSNQVKTAESQPVQAQNYHQVVLNQPSVEVLHEAETKSMKMPDMPFEKLVEVIQQIQSPSQSEKAQTGNVKDETVNTDQALSIEPLQAVQPNPTAQSAFLSKPFDIFTTGKMTELLQAVQDNTMENQVHQAEELTTGSELNLDNLKSPEAEI from the exons ATGGACCAAGATAATCCAGGGACTAACCCTGATAATTCAGCAAAGTTTCCCATAAAGCGTCAACGTGGTCGTCCAAAAAAGTTTTCTAGACTTAATTATGAGGAGAATGCTGTTAGAAGGGATCAGAATTTAAATCGGAGGGAGAATGCTGATAAACCTCGTGGATTCGCAAATGTCAATGGTAATCATTCCCATCAAGTAGATTCAAACAGTGATCTGAATGATGTAATGGTGGGTCAAGTGGTTCATGGTGTTATTGAGGCAGCTTTTGATGCTGGATATCTGCTGGCTGTTAAGGTTGGCAACACTGAAACCACTTTGAGGGGTGTTGTTTTTAAGCCTGGACACTATGTTCCTGTTTCAGCAGACAATGATGTGGCTCCTAATGTACATATGGTCAGAAGAAATCAGATTCCATTCCCAGCAGATAATCACAACCATTCCCGTGGCTATAACTCTCGATCCAGGGAGAGGAGTGAGCAGCATGTCAATTCTTCTAGAATTGGAACTATCAATACGGGGGCCCCAAAAAGCAGTCAGACAAGTTTTGCGGCAGTCCAAACTTCTCAACCAGTGATCCCAAGGAAAAACATAACACCTGTTGTCCTTCAGCCTGTTAATTTGTCAAATGGGGGAAGGGTTGCCTGCCAGCCAACTTCAGTTGCAACCCAAGCTCCTTGTCCAGAAGTCTCTAAAGGCAAGCAGGTCATGGAAACTGTGCATCCTTCAAATGGATCAACACCTTCCAACCAGGTGAAAACAGCTGAAAGCCAGCCTGTTCAAGCTCAAAATTACCACCAGGTGGTGCTAAACCAACCTTCAGTAGAAGTATTGCATGAGGCAGAAACCAAATCGATGAAAATGCCTGACATGCCTTTTGAAAAACTGGTAGAAGTCATTCAGCAAATCCAATCACCTTCACAGTCAGAAAAGGCTCAAACTGGGAATGTGAAGGATGAAACTGTTAACACAGACCAGGCTCTCTCTATTGAACCCCTGCAAGCTGTACAGCCTAATCCTACAGCTCAATCAGCATTTCTTTCTAAACCTTTTGACATCTTCACAACTGGCAAAATGACTGAGCTGTTGCAG GCTGTGCAGGATAACACGATGGAGAACCAAGTGCATCAAGCTGAAGAGCTTACCACAGGTTCTGAACTGAATTTAGATAATCTCAAGAGCCCCGAAGCTGAAATTTGA
- the LOC123216605 gene encoding 1-acyl-sn-glycerol-3-phosphate acyltransferase-like isoform X2 translates to MESAGSDSFLRNRRFDSFFNTSSESQVKEPLKIPVKQVEYRSGGPQASNECVDGDGDDDGWFCVLISWVRIVTCFVTMMVTTFIWALIMILLLPWPYERIRQGNVYGHVTGRLLMWILGNPIKIEGADYSKERAIYISNHASPIDIFLVMWLTPTGTVGIAKKEIIWYPLFGQLYVLARHIRLDRAKPTAAIQSMKEAACAIVENKLSLIIFPEGTRSKNGRLLPFKKGFIHLALQSRLPIVPMVLTGTHRAWRKGSLHVRPAPITVRYLPPISTADWTADKIDDYMTMLHDMYIKNLPEPQKPLV, encoded by the exons ATGGAAAGTGCTGGAAGTGATTCTTTTCTGAGGAACAGAAGGTTTGATAGTTTCTTCAACACAAGTTCTGAGTCTCAAGTGAAAGAACCTCTGAAAATTCCAGTGAAACAAGTTGAATATAGGTCAGGAGGCCCGCAAGCCAGTAATGAATGTGttgatggtgatggtgatgatgatggatGGTTTTGTGTGTTGATATCTTGGGTAAGAATTGTCACTTGTTTTGTGACAATGATGGTCACGACTTTCATCTGGGCACTAATTATGATTCTACTGTTGCCCTGGCCCTATGAGAGGATTAGGCAAGGCAATGTTTATGGACATGTTACTGGTAGATTATTG ATGTGGATCTTAGGGAATCCAATCAAGATTGAAGGTGCTGACTACTCAAAAGAGAGGGCGATATACATCAGTAATCATGCATCTCCAATAGACATTTTCCTTGTAATGTGGTTGACTCCCACAGGCACTGTTGGCATTGCAAAGAAAGAG ATCATATGGTACCCACTTTTTGGACAACTTTATGTTTTGGCCAGACATATCCGTTTAGATCGCGCCAAACCAACTGCAGCCATTCAGTCTATGAAAGAG GCGGCTTGTGCAATTGTTGAAAACAAACTCtctttgatcatttttcctGAGGGTACAAGGTCCAAAAATGGACGACTTCTTCCGTTCAAAAAG GGTTTTATTCATTTGGCACTGCAGTCCCGCCTCCCTATAGTTCCAATGGTCCTAACTGGTACCCATCGAGCGTGGAGGAAGGGCAGTTTACATGTTCGACCAGCGCCCATTACCGTAAGGTATCTTCCTCCAATAAGTACCGCTGATTGGACGGCTGACAAGATCGATGACTATATGACAATGCTCCATGACATGTACATCAAAAACCTTCCTGAGCCTCAAAAGCCTCTTGTATAG